From Rutidosis leptorrhynchoides isolate AG116_Rl617_1_P2 chromosome 3, CSIRO_AGI_Rlap_v1, whole genome shotgun sequence, a single genomic window includes:
- the LOC139900434 gene encoding PKS-NRPS hybrid synthetase cheA-like, whose protein sequence is MNSQVNDDEKLYLESSKFQSRDELVKNVRAFYFNKGFGLSICNSKKDTFVILKCDRGGSYRDRNDVGETRKRSTVTRLIDCPFKIEGRKGWDGMWIFRTKCLNHNHEQSSDISGHSLFRRLPADSVESVKDMTKSGIPPRQILCSLRQRDPNLPTTSRTIYNLNAKVRRENLGNRSMIDALFEELQVGGFWYDILYDQQGHITSFFLHTLYQLNWPKPFLTPL, encoded by the exons ATGAACTCTCAG GTTAACGATGATGAAAAATTATATCTTGAGAGTTCTAAGTTTCAATCGCGTGATGAGTTAGTAAAGAATGTGCGAGCATTTTATTTTAATAAAGGTTTTGGACTGTCCATTTGTAATTCAAAAAAGGATACATTTGTGATTCTAAAGTGTGATCGGGGCGGTTCTTATCGAGATAGAAATGATGTTGGGGAAACAAGAAAAAGGAGCACTGTAACTCGTTTGATTGATTGTCCCTTTAAAATAGAAGGTAGAAAAGGATGGGACGGTATGTGGATATTTAGAACAAAATGCTTAAATCATAACCATGAGCAATCTTCTGATATTTCTGGACATTCGTTATTCCGTCGATTGCCAGCTGATAGCGTAGAAAGTGTCAAAGATATGACCAAATCTGGAATACCCCCGAGACAAATCCTTTGTTCTTTACGTCAACGAGACCCAAATCTCCCGACTACCTCTAGAACTATTTACAACTTGAATGCAAAAGTTCGTAGGGAGAATTTAGGAAATAGGTCAATGATTGATGCCTTATTTGAAGAGCTTCAAGTAGGTGGTTTTTGGTACGATATTTTATATGATCAACAAGGGCATATAACGAGTTTCTTTTTGCACACCCTTTATCAATTAAATTGGCCAAAACCTTTTCTGACACCTTTGTGA